Proteins from a genomic interval of Chanodichthys erythropterus isolate Z2021 chromosome 6, ASM2448905v1, whole genome shotgun sequence:
- the LOC137021842 gene encoding mucin-2 has protein sequence MSTTILESSTSDSASTLETTLPTTGTSSSSPSSTTESTSELTSPTTEISSASVEQTTSQQTQTTPVTSSTEAESTMTAQSTFTTAMSPMSTTTLESSTSDSASTLETTLPTTGTSSSSPSSTTESTSELTSPTTEISSASVEQTTSQQTQTTPVTSSTEAESTMTAQSTFTTAMSPMSTTTLESSTSDSASTLETTLPTTGTSSSSPSSTTESTSELTSPTTEISSASVEQTTSQQTQTTPVTSSTEAESTMTAQSTFTTAMSPMSTTTLESSTSDSASTLETTLPTTGTSSSSPSSTTESTSELTSPTTEISSASVEQTTSQQTQTTPVTSSTEAESTMTAQSTFTTAMSPMSTTTLESSTSDSASTLETTLPTTGTSPSSPSSTTESTSELTSPTTDISSASVEQTTSQQTQTTPVTSSTEVESTMTAQSTFTTAMSPMSTTTLESSTSDSASTLETTLPTTGTSSSSPSSTTESTSELTSPTTEISSASVEQTTSQQTQTTPVTSSTEAESTMTAQSTFTTAMSPMSTTTLESSTSDSASTLETTLPTTGTSSSSPSSTTESTSELTSPTTEISSASVEQTTSQQTQTTPVTSSTDAAQSTFTTAMSPMSTTTLESSTSDSASTLETTLPTTGTSSSSPSSTTESTSELTSPTTEISSASVEQTTSQQTQTTPVTSSTEAESTMTAQSTFTTAMSPMSTTTLESSTSDSASTLETTLPTTGTSSSSPSSTTESTSELTSPTTEISSASVEQTTSQQTQTTPVTSSTEAESTMTAQSTFTTAMSPMSTTTLESSTSDSASTLETTLPTTGTSSSSPSSTTESTSELTSPTTEISSASVEQTTSQQTQTTPVTSSTEAAQSTFTTAMSPMSTTTLESSTSDSASTLETTLPTTGTSSSSPSSTTESTSELTSPTTDISSASVEQTTSQQTQTTPVTSSTEAESTMTAQSTFTTAMSPMSTTTLESSTSDSASTLETTLPTTGTSSSSPSSTTESTSELTSPTTEISSASVEQTTSQQTQTTPVTSSTDAAQSTFTTAMSPVSTTTLESSTSDSASTLETTLPTTGTSSSSPSSTTESTSELTSPTTEISSASVEQTTSQQTQTTPVTSSTEAESTMTAQSTFTTAMSPMSTTTLESSTSDSASTLETTLPTTGTSSSSPSSTTESTSELTSPTTEISSASVEQTTSQQTQTTPVTSSTEAESTMTAQSTFTTAMSPMSTTTLESSTSDSASTLETTLPTTGTSSSSPSSTTESTSELTSPTTEISSASVEQTTSQQTQTTPVTSSTEAESTMTAQSTFTTAMSPMSTTTLESSTSDSASTLETTLPTTGTSSSSPSSTTESTSELTSPTTEISSASVEQTTSQQTQTTPVTSSTEAESTMTAQSTFTTAMSPMSTTTLESSTSDSASTLETTLPTTGTSPSSPSSTTESTSELTSPTTEISSASVEQTTSQQTQTTPVTSSTEAESTMTAQSTFTTAMSPMSTTTLESSTSDSASTLETTLPTTGTSPSSPSSTTESTSELTAPTTEISSASVEQTTSQQTQTTPVTSSTDAESTMTAQSTFTTAMSPMSTTMLESSTSDSASTLETTLPTTGNSQSSPSSTTESTSELTSPTTEISSASVEQTTSQQTQTTPVTSSTEAESTMTAQSTFTTAMSPMSTTTLESSTSDSASTLETTLPTTGTSSSSPSSTTESTSELTSPTTEISSASVEQTTSQQTQTTPVTSSTEAESTMTAQSTFTTAMSPMSTTTLESSTSDSASTLETTLPTTGTSSSSPSSTTESTSELTSPTTEISSASVEQTTSQQTQTTPVTSSTEAESTMTAQSTFTTAMSPVSTTTLESSTSDSASTLETTLPTTGTSSSSPSSTTESTSELTSPTTEISSASVEQTTSQQTQTTPVTSSTEAESTMTAQSTFTTAMSPMSTTTLESSTSDSASTLETTLPTTGTSSSSPSSTTESTSELTSPTTEISSASVEQTTSQQTQTTPVTSSTEAESTMTAQSTFTTAMSPMSTTTLQSSTSDSASTLETTLPTTGTSPSSPSSTTESTSELTSPTTDISSASVEQTTSQQTQTTPVTSSTEAESTMTAQSTFTTAMSPMSTTTLESSTSDSASTLETTLPTTGTSSSSPSSTTESTSELTSPTTEISSASVEQTTSQQTQTTPVTSSTEAESTMTAQSTFTTAMSPMSTTTLESSTSDSASTLETTLPTTGTSPSSPSSTTENYITHNWYLFIFTFFYNRKYIRIDFTHNRNIFS, from the exons ATGAGCACAACCATATTAGAATCATCTACAAGTGACAGTGCTTCAACACTGgagactacattacccacaactggTACCTCTTCATCCTCACCTTCTTCTACAACAGAAAGTACATCAGAATTGACTTCACCCAcaacagaaatatcttcagcTAGTGTAGAACAAACAACAAGCCAGCAAACACAAACCACTCCAGTTACTTCTAGCACAGAAGCAGAATCTACAATGACAGCTCAATCAACATTTACAACAGCTATGTCCCCGATGAGCACAACCACATTAGAATCATCTACAAGTGACAGTGCTTCAACACTGgagactacattacccacaactggTACCTCTTCATCCTCACCTTCTTCTACAACAGAAAGTACATCAGAATTGACTTCACCCAcaacagaaatatcttcagcTAGTGTAGAACAAACAACAAGCCAGCAAACACAAACCACTCCAGTTACTTCTAGCACAGAAGCAGAATCTACAATGACAGCTCAATCAACATTTACAACAGCTATGTCCCCGATGAGCACAACCACATTAGAATCATCTACAAGTGACAGTGCTTCAACACTGgagactacattacccacaactggTACCTCTTCATCCTCACCTTCTTCTACAACAGAAAGTACATCAGAATTGACTTCACCCAcaacagaaatatcttcagcTAGTGTAGAACAAACAACAAGCCAACAAACACAAACCACTCCAGTTACTTCTAGCACAGAAGCAGAATCTACAATGACAGCTCAATCAACATTTACAACAGCTATGTCCCCGATGAGCACAACCACATTAGAATCATCTACAAGTGACAGTGCTTCAACACTGgagactacattacccacaactggTACCTCTTCATCCTCACCTTCTTCTACAACAGAAAGTACATCAGAATTGACTTCACCCAcaacagaaatatcttcagcTAGTGTAGAACAAACAACAAGCCAGCAAACACAAACCACTCCAGTTACTTCTAGCACAGAAGCAGAATCTACAATGACAGCTCAATCAACATTTACAACAGCTATGTCCCCGATGAGCACAACCACATTAGAATCATCTACAAGTGACAGTGCTTCAACACTGgagactacattacccacaactggTACCTCTCCATCTTCACCATCCTCTACAACAGAAAGTACATCAGAATTGACTTCACCAACAACAGATATATCTTCAGCTAGTGTAGAACAAACAACAAGCCAGCAAACACAAACCACTCCAGTTACTTCTAGCACAGAAGTAGAATCAACAATGACAGCTCAATCAACATTTACAACAGCTATGTCCCCGATGAGCACAACCACGTTAGAATCATCTACAAGTGACAGTGCTTCAACACTGgagactacattacccacaactggTACCTCTTCATCCTCACCTTCTTCTACAACAGAAAGTACATCAGAATTGACTTCACCCAcaacagaaatatcttcagcTAGTGTAGAACAAACAACAAGCCAGCAAACACAAACCACTCCAGTTACTTCTAGCACAGAAGCAGAATCTACAATGACAGCTCAATCAACATTTACAACAGCTATGTCCCCTATGAGCACAACCACATTAGAATCATCTACAAGTGACAGTGCTTCAACACTGgagactacattacccacaactggTACCTCTTCATCCTCACCTTCTTCTACAACAGAAAGTACATCAGAATTGACTTCACCCAcaacagaaatatcttcagcTAGTGTAGAACAAACAACAAGCCAGCAAACACAAACCACTCCAGTTACTTCTAGCACAGATGCAGCTCAATCAACATTTACAACAGCTATGTCCCCGATGAGCACAACCACATTAGAATCATCTACAAGTGACAGTGCTTCAACACTGgagactacattacccacaactggTACCTCTTCATCCTCACCTTCTTCTACAACAGAAAGTACATCAGAATTGACTTCACCCAcaacagaaatatcttcagcTAGTGTAGAACAAACAACAAGCCAGCAAACACAAACCACTCCAGTTACTTCTAGCACAGAAGCAGAATCTACAATGACAGCTCAATCAACATTTACAACAGCTATGTCCCCGATGAGCACAACCACATTAGAATCATCTACAAGTGACAGTGCTTCAACACTGgagactacattacccacaactggTACCTCTTCATCCTCACCTTCTTCTACAACAGAAAGTACATCAGAATTGACTTCACCCAcaacagaaatatcttcagcTAGTGTAGAACAAACAACAAGCCAACAAACACAAACCACTCCAGTTACTTCTAGCACAGAAGCAGAATCTACAATGACAGCTCAATCAACATTTACAACAGCTATGTCCCCGATGAGCACAACCACATTAGAATCATCTACAAGTGACAGTGCTTCAACACTGgagactacattacccacaactggTACCTCTTCATCCTCACCTTCTTCTACAACAGAAAGTACATCAGAATTGACTTCACCCAcaacagaaatatcttcagcTAGTGTAGAACAAACAACAAGCCAGCAAACACAAACCACTCCAGTTACTTCTAGCACAGAAGCAGCTCAATCAACATTTACAACAGCTATGTCCCCGATGAGCACAACCACATTAGAATCATCTACAAGTGACAGTGCTTCAACACTGgagactacattacccacaactggTACCTCTTCATCCTCACCTTCTTCTACAACAGAAAGTACATCAGAATTGACTTCACCCACAACAGATATATCTTCAGCTAGTGTAGAACAAACAACAAGCCAACAAACACAAACCACTCCAGTTACTTCTAGCACAGAAGCAGAATCTACAATGACAGCTCAATCAACATTTACAACAGCTATGTCCCCTATGAGCACAACCACATTAGAATCATCTACAAGTGACAGTGCTTCAACACTGgagactacattacccacaactggTACCTCTTCATCCTCACCTTCTTCTACAACAGAAAGTACATCAGAATTGACTTCACCCAcaacagaaatatcttcagcTAGTGTAGAACAAACAACAAGCCAGCAAACACAAACCACTCCAGTTACTTCTAGCACAGATGCAGCTCAATCAACATTTACAACAGCTATGTCCCCGGTGAGCACAACCACATTAGAATCATCTACAAGTGACAGTGCTTCAACACTGgagactacattacccacaactggTACCTCTTCATCCTCACCTTCTTCTACAACAGAAAGTACATCAGAATTGACTTCACCCAcaacagaaatatcttcagcTAGTGTAGAACAAACAACAAGCCAGCAAACACAAACCACTCCAGTTACTTCTAGCACAGAAGCAGAATCTACAATGACAGCTCAATCAACATTTACAACAGCTATGTCCCCGATGAGCACAACCACATTAGAATCATCTACAAGTGACAGTGCTTCAACACTGgagactacattacccacaactggTACCTCTTCATCCTCACCTTCTTCTACAACAGAAAGTACATCAGAATTGACTTCACCCAcaacagaaatatcttcagcTAGTGTAGAACAAACAACAAGCCAACAAACACAAACCACTCCAGTTACTTCTAGCACAGAAGCAGAATCTACAATGACAGCTCAATCAACATTTACAACAGCTATGTCCCCTATGAGCACAACCACATTAGAATCATCTACAAGTGACAGTGCTTCAACACTGgagactacattacccacaactggTACCTCTTCATCCTCACCTTCTTCTACAACAGAAAGTACATCAGAATTGACTTCACCCAcaacagaaatatcttcagcTAGTGTAGAACAAACAACAAGCCAGCAAACACAAACCACTCCAGTTACTTCTAGCACAGAAGCAGAATCTACAATGACAGCTCAATCAACATTTACAACAGCTATGTCCCCGATGAGCACAACCACATTAGAATCATCTACAAGTGACAGTGCTTCAACACTGgagactacattacccacaactggTACCTCTTCATCCTCACCTTCTTCTACAACAGAAAGTACATCAGAATTGACTTCACCCAcaacagaaatatcttcagcTAGTGTAGAACAAACAACAAGCCAGCAAACACAAACCACTCCAGTTACTTCTAGCACAGAAGCAGAATCTACAATGACAGCTCAATCAACATTTACAACAGCTATGTCCCCGATGAGCACAACCACATTAGAATCATCTACAAGTGACAGTGCTTCAACACTGgagactacattacccacaactggTACCTCTCCATCTTCACCATCCTCTACAACAGAAAGTACATCAGAATTGACTTCACCCAcaacagaaatatcttcagcTAGTGTAGAACAAACAACAAGCCAGCAAACACAAACCACTCCAGTTACTTCTAGCACAGAAGCAGAATCTACAATGACAGCTCAATCAACATTTACAACAGCTATGTCCCCGATGAGCACAACCACATTAGAATCATCTACAAGTGACAGTGCTTCAACACTGgagactacattacccacaactggTACCTCTCCATCTTCACCATCCTCTACAACAGAAAGTACATCAGAATTGACTGCACCCAcaacagaaatatcttcagcTAGTGTAGAACAAACAACAAGCCAGCAAACACAAACCACTCCAGTTACTTCTAGCACAGATGCAGAATCAACAATGACAGCTCAATCAACATTTACAACAGCTATGTCCCCGATGAGCACAACCATGTTAGAATCATCTACAAGTGACAGTGCTTCAACACTGgagactacattacccacaactggTAACTCTCAATCTTCACCATCATCTACAACAGAAAGTACATCAGAATTGACTTCACCCAcaacagaaatatcttcagcTAGTGTAGAACAAACAACAAGCCAGCAAACACAAACCACTCCAGTTACTTCTAGCACAGAAGCAGAATCTACAATGACAGCTCAATCAACATTTACAACAGCTATGTCCCCGATGAGCACAACCACATTAGAATCATCTACAAGTGACAGTGCTTCAACACTGgagactacattacccacaactggTACCTCTTCATCCTCACCTTCTTCTACAACAGAAAGTACATCAGAATTGACTTCACCCAcaacagaaatatcttcagcTAGTGTAGAACAAACAACAAGCCAACAAACACAAACCACTCCAGTTACTTCTAGCACAGAAGCAGAATCTACAATGACAGCTCAATCAACATTTACAACAGCTATGTCCCCGATGAGCACAACCACATTAGAATCATCTACAAGTGACAGTGCTTCAACACTGgagactacattacccacaactggTACCTCTTCATCCTCACCTTCTTCTACAACAGAAAGTACATCAGAATTGACTTCACCCAcaacagaaatatcttcagcTAGTGTAGAACAAACAACAAGCCAGCAAACACAAACCACTCCAGTTACTTCTAGCACAGAAGCAGAATCTACAATGACAGCTCAATCAACATTTACAACAGCTATGTCCCCGGTGAGCACAACCACATTAGAATCATCTACAAGTGACAGTGCTTCAACACTGgagactacattacccacaactggTACCTCTTCATCCTCACCTTCTTCTACAACAGAAAGTACATCAGAATTGACTTCACCCAcaacagaaatatcttcagcTAGTGTAGAACAAACAACAAGCCAGCAAACACAAACCACTCCAGTTACTTCTAGCACAGAAGCAGAATCTACAATGACAGCTCAATCAACATTTACAACAGCTATGTCCCCGATGAGCACAACCACATTAGAATCATCTACAAGTGACAGTGCTTCAACACTGgagactacattacccacaactggTACCTCTTCATCCTCACCTTCTTCTACAACAGAAAGTACATCAGAATTGACTTCACCCAcaacagaaatatcttcagcTAGTGTAGAACAAACAACAAGCCAACAAACACAAACCACTCCAGTTACTTCTAGCACAGAAGCAGAATCTACAATGACAGCTCAATCAACATTTACAACAGCTATGTCCCCGATGAGCACAACCACATTACAATCATCTACAAGTGACAGTGCTTCAACACTggaaactacattacccacaactggTACCTCTCCATCTTCACCATCCTCTACAACAGAAAGTACATCAGAATTGACTTCACCCACAACAGACATATCTTCAGCTAGTGTAGAACAAACAACAAGCCAACAAACACAAACCACTCCAGTTACTTCTAGCACAGAAGCAGAATCTACAATGACAGCTCAATCAACATTTACAACAGCTATGTCCCCTATGAGCACAACCACATTAGAATCATCTACAAGTGACAGTGCTTCAACACTGgagactacattacccacaactggTACCTCTTCATCCTCACCTTCTTCTACAACAGAAAGTACATCAGAATTGACTTCACCCAcaacagaaatatcttcagcTAGTGTAGAACAAACAACAAGCCAGCAAACACAAACCACTCCAGTTACTTCTAGCACAGAAGCAGAATCTACAATGACAGCTCAATCAACATTTACAACAGCTATGTCCCCGATGAGCACAACCACATTAGAATCATCTACAAGTGACAGTGCTTCAACACTGgagactacattacccacaactggTACCTCTCCATCTTCACCATCCTCTACAACAGAAA actacattacccacaactggTACCTCTTCATCTTCACCTTCTTCTACAACAGAAAGTACATCAGAATTGACTTCACCCAcaacagaaatatcttcagcTAG